The Metabacillus schmidteae genome has a segment encoding these proteins:
- a CDS encoding TVP38/TMEM64 family protein: protein METLQDIFTLEQLMEVFETYRSFGPFFAILLPLLEAFFPFLPLVVFIVANVNSFGLWMGFFLSWIGACSGAIIVFIIMRKLGKFRWIQRMKDKKGMRKLLTWIERRGFSPLFLILCFPFTPSAAINVVAGLSRISYWQFILAVLSGKFVMIFMVSFIGQDLHALITQPTRAAIAGVVILLLWFVGKQVEKRLNTTMTTRKRGR from the coding sequence TTGGAGACGTTACAGGATATTTTTACTTTAGAACAATTAATGGAAGTTTTTGAAACATATCGTTCATTTGGTCCGTTTTTTGCAATATTGCTGCCTTTATTAGAAGCATTTTTCCCATTTTTGCCACTTGTAGTCTTCATCGTTGCAAATGTTAATTCATTTGGACTTTGGATGGGGTTCTTTTTATCTTGGATAGGGGCTTGTTCAGGTGCTATTATTGTATTTATTATCATGAGAAAGCTTGGCAAGTTTAGATGGATTCAACGGATGAAAGACAAGAAGGGAATGAGGAAGCTATTAACTTGGATAGAGCGTAGAGGTTTTAGTCCGCTTTTTCTTATTTTGTGCTTTCCTTTTACTCCATCTGCTGCAATTAATGTTGTTGCAGGGCTTTCCCGAATAAGTTATTGGCAATTTATTTTGGCGGTCTTATCCGGTAAATTTGTTATGATATTTATGGTGAGCTTTATTGGACAGGATCTGCATGCTCTGATAACTCAACCAACAAGAGCAGCTATTGCAGGAGTCGTTATTTTATTATTATGGTTTGTTGGCAAGCAAGTAGAGAAACGTTTGAATACAACAATGACAACAAGAAAAAGGGGTCGCTAA
- the lepB gene encoding signal peptidase I has translation MKKRGIAFTAVGICFTAIFMKNLIFVEYKVEGVSMQPTYEEGRLLSINKLGFLFSSLKRFDVVLFHPPDSEEIYIKRIIGLPGDEIHYKDDQLYVNDKAVNEPFLEKNVGLIKKTGSFTLEEITDKTRIPKGYIFVIGDNRIQSRDSRHFGLVKIDDIIGTVQDKK, from the coding sequence ATGAAAAAACGAGGAATTGCTTTTACTGCAGTAGGTATTTGCTTTACGGCTATTTTTATGAAAAATCTTATCTTTGTCGAATACAAAGTTGAAGGGGTATCTATGCAACCTACCTATGAAGAAGGCCGGTTGCTCTCTATAAATAAATTAGGTTTTCTTTTTTCATCGTTAAAAAGATTTGATGTTGTTTTATTTCATCCACCAGATAGCGAAGAAATATATATCAAAAGGATTATCGGCCTGCCAGGTGATGAAATTCACTATAAGGATGATCAGCTATACGTGAACGATAAGGCGGTTAATGAACCATTCTTAGAGAAAAATGTGGGTCTGATCAAAAAAACAGGAAGCTTCACTCTTGAGGAGATTACTGATAAAACCAGGATTCCAAAAGGATATATATTTGTCATTGGAGATAACCGCATCCAAAGCCGGGACAGTCGTCATTTTGGTCTAGTTAAGATTGATGATATCATCGGGACAGTACAAGATAAAAAATAA
- a CDS encoding acetyl-CoA C-acetyltransferase translates to MCEVVITAAARTPIGSFGGAFKEMLPTQLAVPVLDEVVKRSKLEKREVDEVILGHCIQRTDEPNTARTSALLAEFPDTTTGYTIQRQCASGLQAILSAAMQIQTGQSNIVIAGGVEVMSSSPYLLKQHRWGSRLQHSQVTDSVWEILEDPIHHIMMGETAENVANVYNITRQEQDELALSSQNRALSAIESGKFKDEIVSIKVKSKKGEITISQDEGPKRVSREKLAALPAIFRENGSVTVGNASTLNDGAAALVLMTREEAEKRELPILGGISHYTVAGVDPKMMGIGPVPAIQKGLTALDWSVDDLDVIEINEAFAAQYLAVEKELNLNREKVNVNGSGISLGHPIGCTGSRIVVSLLHEMQRTNAKKGLASLCVGGGIGVALFIER, encoded by the coding sequence ATGTGCGAGGTTGTTATTACTGCCGCAGCTAGGACGCCAATTGGATCATTTGGCGGCGCTTTCAAAGAAATGTTGCCTACTCAATTAGCTGTGCCGGTATTAGATGAGGTTGTAAAAAGAAGCAAGCTTGAGAAACGAGAGGTAGATGAAGTCATATTAGGGCACTGTATTCAACGTACCGATGAGCCTAATACAGCACGCACATCTGCGCTGTTAGCGGAATTTCCAGATACAACGACAGGGTACACAATTCAAAGGCAATGTGCCTCGGGGCTTCAGGCTATTTTATCAGCTGCCATGCAAATTCAAACAGGTCAATCTAATATTGTCATCGCCGGTGGGGTAGAAGTGATGAGTTCAAGTCCGTACTTGCTAAAACAGCATCGCTGGGGCTCACGACTACAGCATAGTCAAGTGACAGATAGTGTATGGGAGATATTGGAGGATCCAATTCATCACATTATGATGGGTGAAACAGCTGAAAATGTGGCTAATGTTTATAACATAACACGCCAGGAGCAGGATGAGCTTGCATTATCGAGCCAAAACCGTGCATTATCAGCAATAGAAAGTGGGAAATTTAAGGATGAAATTGTTTCGATAAAGGTGAAGTCCAAAAAAGGAGAAATAACCATTTCTCAAGATGAAGGTCCAAAACGGGTTTCGAGAGAAAAACTCGCTGCATTACCTGCTATTTTTAGAGAAAATGGCTCTGTAACAGTAGGGAATGCCTCTACATTAAATGATGGAGCTGCCGCACTTGTATTAATGACAAGAGAGGAAGCGGAAAAAAGAGAATTGCCAATTTTAGGGGGAATCTCTCACTATACAGTAGCAGGAGTAGATCCGAAAATGATGGGAATCGGACCGGTACCTGCCATTCAAAAAGGATTAACAGCTCTCGATTGGTCTGTCGATGATCTTGATGTGATCGAGATTAATGAGGCATTTGCTGCTCAATATCTAGCTGTTGAAAAAGAATTAAATCTAAACAGAGAAAAAGTAAATGTGAATGGAAGTGGAATTAGCTTAGGACATCCAATTGGTTGCACGGGTTCAAGAATTGTTGTGAGTCTTTTGCATGAGATGCAACGAACCAATGCGAAAAAAGGGCTTGCCTCTCTATGTGTAGGTGGAGGGATTGGAGTAGCGCTGTTTATAGAAAGATAA